The following proteins come from a genomic window of Terribacillus aidingensis:
- a CDS encoding HD domain-containing phosphohydrolase: protein MQNMIVSANQLVSGCIVTADVLGKSGMPLVKSKTVLTDTEIFYLQKMLVKEVTVAARLEDGSSFVPEKETVSVQPADIQVHFLDAYAAAVESYQKQFNAWQHGSAVDIAALRKHILPVLEKVSEWEGNVFNLPAYRTHSDYLPEHATGTAALVAAVLQKAGFPEADIKQIGLAAYLADCGMAKLKQPYHIQKRRLQDTDWEDIQKHPTFSYRMVEQASLLSSKAKLAILQHHERADGAGYPLRLPKEKIHSFASLLSICDTYHALITERAYQAAVSPYKALDIILEEQFRRFDPAMIQNFTQAFVDAQQNTTVKLSSGEFAEVVYTDHNHPTRPMVREQETGQVKALTDMQHIRIEQIIS, encoded by the coding sequence ATGCAGAATATGATCGTCTCAGCCAATCAGCTCGTTTCCGGCTGTATCGTAACAGCCGATGTTTTAGGAAAAAGCGGTATGCCGCTAGTAAAAAGTAAGACAGTCCTGACAGATACAGAAATCTTTTATTTGCAAAAAATGCTCGTAAAAGAAGTAACAGTTGCAGCTCGCTTAGAGGATGGCAGCAGTTTCGTTCCCGAAAAGGAGACTGTAAGCGTTCAGCCAGCCGATATACAAGTGCATTTCCTGGATGCCTATGCAGCCGCAGTTGAAAGCTATCAAAAGCAGTTCAATGCATGGCAGCATGGCTCCGCTGTCGATATAGCTGCACTTCGCAAACACATTCTTCCTGTTTTGGAGAAGGTCAGTGAATGGGAAGGAAATGTGTTCAATCTGCCTGCATACAGAACGCATAGTGATTATTTGCCGGAACACGCGACTGGTACCGCTGCACTTGTGGCTGCTGTTTTACAAAAAGCAGGTTTTCCTGAGGCGGACATCAAGCAAATCGGCTTAGCTGCTTATCTGGCAGATTGCGGTATGGCTAAACTTAAGCAGCCGTATCACATCCAGAAACGACGTTTGCAGGATACTGATTGGGAAGACATCCAAAAGCATCCAACCTTCTCCTATCGGATGGTCGAGCAAGCTTCTCTCCTTTCGTCGAAAGCGAAGCTTGCCATTCTCCAGCATCACGAACGGGCGGATGGAGCTGGTTACCCATTGCGATTACCGAAGGAAAAGATTCATTCCTTTGCAAGTCTCCTTTCCATCTGTGACACATATCATGCTTTGATAACCGAACGTGCTTATCAGGCTGCTGTATCACCGTATAAAGCGCTGGATATTATCCTGGAGGAGCAGTTCAGACGATTTGATCCAGCAATGATCCAGAACTTTACCCAGGCATTTGTCGATGCCCAGCAAAACACGACTGTCAAATTATCATCCGGGGAGTTTGCGGAGGTTGTCTATACCGATCATAACCATCCGACGAGGCCGATGGTACGTGAGCAAGAGACTGGTCAAGTAAAGGCATTGACTGATATGCAGCATATAAGAATCGAACAAATCATCTCATGA
- a CDS encoding YaaC family protein: MHDENVSTFLSFLEAEDAALSFLQKSYQYLGIPDAEARSYQNISAFLAYLEHGKSYYSHGKNAPLLMKPVLLFYGMTHFMKASLLLTRPAYPESTADLSHGLSSRKRKKRDYQFSLDEVLLQQRGLFPYFSRHVCKREFHSIKKVSMGDMFGLVPELYDLLSLQEGKRNLTEARLEKDVLILPDCLLDEFQYTKRRFLEFLESFSFKITGQEQLTMQQPDSLWQAAGPLYSNPVKGQYYFVRQSCWSNFHECMAHYALLYNLSMICRYEAEWWTDLLHVNRHNEYPLIVRFLEITAEKFPLLIGSYMLKHFQDIKKAR, translated from the coding sequence ATGCATGATGAAAACGTATCCACTTTTCTTTCCTTCCTCGAGGCAGAGGATGCAGCTCTTTCCTTCCTGCAAAAAAGCTACCAGTATCTTGGAATTCCAGACGCCGAAGCACGGAGCTATCAGAACATTTCTGCCTTCCTTGCCTATCTGGAACACGGTAAATCTTATTATTCCCATGGAAAGAACGCCCCGCTGCTTATGAAACCTGTCTTATTATTTTACGGAATGACCCATTTTATGAAGGCGAGTTTGCTGCTGACGCGTCCAGCCTACCCAGAATCCACAGCAGATCTTTCCCATGGGTTATCGTCTAGAAAGCGAAAGAAGCGCGACTATCAATTCAGCTTAGATGAAGTTTTATTGCAGCAGCGCGGCTTATTCCCGTATTTTTCACGTCATGTTTGTAAGAGAGAATTTCATAGCATCAAAAAGGTTTCCATGGGGGATATGTTCGGATTAGTTCCGGAACTGTATGATCTTCTTTCGCTGCAGGAGGGAAAGCGCAACCTGACAGAAGCTAGACTGGAAAAGGATGTACTTATTCTGCCGGATTGCTTATTAGACGAGTTTCAATATACAAAACGTCGCTTCTTGGAGTTCCTGGAATCTTTCTCTTTTAAAATCACAGGACAGGAACAGCTAACAATGCAGCAGCCTGATTCGCTGTGGCAAGCTGCTGGGCCGCTTTATTCAAATCCGGTAAAGGGCCAATACTACTTTGTCCGGCAAAGCTGTTGGAGCAACTTTCATGAGTGCATGGCGCATTATGCACTGCTGTACAACCTAAGCATGATTTGCCGCTATGAAGCAGAGTGGTGGACAGATCTGCTTCATGTCAACCGGCACAATGAATATCCGCTCATTGTCCGGTTTCTGGAGATTACTGCAGAAAAATTCCCTTTATTGATTGGATCCTATATGCTGAAGCATTTTCAGGATATAAAAAAAGCACGCTGA